Proteins from a genomic interval of Deltaproteobacteria bacterium:
- the lepA gene encoding translation elongation factor 4, translating to MKIENIRNFSIIAHIDHGKSTLSDRLLEFTGAITAREKKDQFLDKMELERERGITIKAQTARLKYTALSGKEYILNLIDTPGHVDFSYEVSRSLAACEGAVLVVDASQGVEAQTLAHLYTAMDVGLEVFPVLNKIDLPAAEPERIKQEIEDVAGIDASDAILASAKEGIGIKEILEAIVKKIPAPQGDINKPLKALIFDSWYDTYLGVVVLARVFDGVIKKGVKIKFVSTGKVFEVDKVGVFAPNPVEIKELSPGEVGFVIAGIKEVGETKIGDTVTDAAHPTNNPLPGFKTVKPMVFSGLYPVDSSEYESLKEAMEKLKLNDASFTYEPETSLALGFGFRCGFLGLLHMEIIQERLEREYGLNLITTAPTVVYKITKTGNEVVFIDTPTKLPSVQCIERIEEPYILATIHLPNEYLGAIIGLCELRRGIQKTIKYITPTRVMVEYEIPLNEVVLDFYDRLKTVSKGYASMDYEYLDYREADLVKMDILLNGEPVDALSIIVPRERAYYRGKELAEKMKGLIHRQMFEIIIQAAIGSKIIARETVKAIRKNVTAKCYGGDISRKRKLLEKQKEGKKRMKQVGNVEIPQEAFLAVLKIGE from the coding sequence ATGAAGATAGAAAACATTAGAAATTTTTCCATTATAGCCCATATAGACCACGGCAAATCAACTTTATCCGACAGGCTTTTAGAGTTTACCGGCGCTATAACTGCAAGAGAAAAAAAAGATCAGTTTCTTGACAAGATGGAACTGGAAAGGGAACGTGGCATTACCATCAAGGCCCAGACCGCACGGCTCAAATACACGGCGCTTTCCGGCAAAGAGTATATCCTGAATCTTATAGATACCCCCGGTCATGTTGATTTCAGTTACGAGGTTTCCAGAAGTCTTGCGGCGTGTGAAGGCGCAGTGCTTGTTGTGGATGCATCCCAGGGTGTTGAGGCCCAGACCCTTGCGCATCTCTATACTGCGATGGATGTGGGGCTGGAGGTTTTTCCGGTATTGAATAAGATTGATCTGCCCGCTGCCGAGCCTGAGAGGATTAAACAGGAGATTGAGGATGTGGCAGGCATTGACGCATCTGACGCAATTCTTGCCAGCGCAAAAGAGGGGATAGGCATAAAAGAGATTCTTGAGGCAATAGTTAAAAAGATACCGGCGCCCCAGGGTGATATTAATAAACCCTTAAAGGCCCTGATATTTGACAGTTGGTATGATACATATCTCGGTGTTGTGGTCCTGGCAAGGGTCTTTGACGGCGTAATAAAAAAGGGCGTTAAGATAAAATTTGTTTCAACCGGCAAGGTATTTGAGGTGGATAAGGTTGGGGTCTTTGCCCCCAATCCGGTTGAAATAAAAGAACTTTCTCCGGGTGAGGTAGGGTTTGTAATAGCAGGGATAAAAGAAGTCGGCGAGACAAAGATAGGCGATACCGTAACCGATGCCGCACACCCGACGAATAATCCGCTGCCCGGATTTAAGACAGTCAAGCCCATGGTCTTTTCAGGTCTCTATCCTGTGGATTCTTCAGAATATGAATCGCTCAAAGAGGCCATGGAAAAATTAAAGCTCAATGACGCATCTTTTACATACGAACCTGAAACATCGCTCGCCCTCGGTTTCGGCTTCAGGTGCGGGTTTTTAGGCCTGCTTCACATGGAGATTATTCAGGAGAGGCTTGAAAGGGAGTACGGTTTAAACCTTATAACAACAGCGCCGACAGTTGTCTACAAGATTACAAAGACCGGCAATGAGGTTGTATTTATTGATACGCCAACCAAACTTCCGTCAGTTCAATGTATAGAAAGGATTGAAGAGCCGTATATCCTGGCTACTATACATTTGCCCAACGAATATCTCGGCGCTATCATCGGGCTATGCGAGTTGCGGCGCGGCATCCAGAAGACCATAAAATATATTACTCCCACAAGGGTTATGGTGGAATATGAGATTCCATTAAACGAAGTGGTGCTGGATTTTTATGACAGGCTCAAGACCGTAAGCAAGGGTTATGCGTCAATGGATTATGAATATCTTGATTACCGGGAGGCTGACCTTGTGAAGATGGATATTCTGCTGAACGGCGAACCTGTGGATGCGCTGTCTATCATAGTTCCGAGGGAGAGGGCATATTACCGCGGCAAGGAACTGGCGGAGAAGATGAAGGGACTTATCCACCGGCAGATGTTTGAGATTATAATTCAGGCGGCGATAGGAAGCAAGATTATTGCCAGAGAAACGGTAAAGGCGATCAGAAAAAATGTTACTGCCAAGTGTTACGGCGGCGATATTAGCAGAAAGAGAAAGCTTTTGGAAAAACAGAAAGAGGGAAAGAAGAGGATGAAGCAGGTTGGGAATGTAGAGATACCGCAGGAGGCGTTCTTGGCGGTGCTGAAGATAGGAGAGTAA
- a CDS encoding sensor domain-containing diguanylate cyclase → MARTRVIIIGGGRGGSAILPILLENHDIKIVGLVDKDKNAPAMQMAENLGIPVSTDLEGSIGKKDFDVVIDVTRNKEEVSDFLRNNLPAHIEILGGACSRIVWDLVTERRRMVEELKTSLKEYEALYKIGIELASAERSQRIFDIILNSAIDLSGIPAGSIAIFDEKSSMLKMVMAKGFSQNFICRSSVWPLRKNGFTANILNSNTPTIIPDISKIDPKNINPILIEEGVKSLIAAPLKIHNKILGILYLDDYQPREFKHREIAILNLLATQATIAIEKMHILERVESLSITDELTQLYNYRYFSNTLSNEVHRAARYGNPLSLIIIDIDNFKKFNDAHGHQQGNFLLSFMSEIFKKNARNTDTVARYGGEEFIIVSPENNKQNAFILAERIRKDVEKFCRPEVNKAIPVSVTISMGIASFPDDASNKEGLIQKADEALYKAKQAGKNKVCCA, encoded by the coding sequence TTGGCAAGGACAAGGGTTATCATTATAGGCGGCGGGAGAGGCGGCTCTGCAATACTCCCCATCCTTTTGGAAAATCATGACATAAAGATAGTCGGGTTGGTTGACAAGGATAAAAATGCGCCTGCCATGCAGATGGCGGAGAATTTGGGCATACCTGTATCCACTGACTTGGAAGGCTCCATAGGAAAAAAGGATTTTGATGTGGTCATTGACGTAACAAGAAATAAAGAAGAGGTATCCGATTTTTTAAGAAACAATCTTCCTGCGCATATAGAGATTCTGGGCGGCGCCTGTTCAAGGATTGTATGGGATCTGGTAACGGAAAGACGGAGAATGGTGGAAGAATTGAAGACAAGCCTTAAAGAGTACGAGGCGCTTTATAAAATCGGCATTGAACTGGCGTCTGCGGAAAGGTCTCAGAGGATCTTTGATATAATACTTAACAGCGCAATAGACTTAAGCGGAATACCGGCCGGAAGCATTGCCATCTTTGATGAAAAGAGCTCCATGTTGAAGATGGTTATGGCAAAGGGGTTCAGCCAGAATTTTATATGCAGGTCTTCGGTATGGCCTCTGAGAAAAAACGGCTTTACCGCCAATATATTAAACAGCAATACCCCTACCATCATCCCGGATATCTCAAAAATAGACCCAAAGAATATCAACCCCATTCTCATTGAGGAAGGCGTCAAATCTCTTATCGCTGCGCCTTTAAAGATTCATAATAAGATACTTGGTATCCTCTATCTTGACGATTATCAACCGAGAGAATTTAAGCACAGGGAGATTGCCATCTTAAATCTCCTTGCCACTCAGGCCACCATTGCCATAGAAAAGATGCACATTCTGGAGAGGGTGGAATCTCTTTCCATTACAGACGAATTGACGCAGCTTTACAATTACCGGTATTTTTCCAATACCCTCTCCAACGAGGTTCACCGGGCAGCGAGATACGGCAATCCATTGTCCCTCATTATTATAGATATTGATAATTTTAAAAAATTCAATGATGCCCACGGCCACCAGCAGGGAAATTTTCTCCTTTCTTTCATGTCGGAAATATTTAAAAAAAATGCGAGAAACACAGACACGGTTGCGCGGTACGGCGGAGAAGAATTCATCATTGTATCTCCTGAAAACAATAAACAGAACGCTTTCATTCTGGCGGAGAGGATACGCAAGGATGTGGAAAAGTTTTGCAGACCTGAGGTAAATAAAGCGATACCCGTCTCTGTTACCATAAGCATGGGAATAGCATCCTTTCCGGACGATGCGTCCAATAAAGAAGGGCTTATTCAAAAGGCCGATGAGGCGCTGTATAAGGCAAAACAAGCGGGAAAAAACAAGGTCTGTTGCGCGTAG
- a CDS encoding NADH-quinone oxidoreductase subunit N has translation MIPIESLNISFTSIMPQILLTGLALLVLVLDLFIRGEKSILGYVSIIGLIVILFVSAKTIETAPSFGGMVMADGLAAYFNVIFIISAIFTILISMDYLKKMNIRRGEYYHIILFATVGMMVMASANDLVSLYVGLELMAMSFYILVAYNITSSRSVEGGLKYFVLGALSSGILLYGISFTYGASGSTNLVEIARQLGSFQNPFLVLGIVLITVGFGFKVAAFPFHVWTPDVYEGAPTPVTALLSIGSKAASFAGFLRVFIVTFPAFHAQWAEILWMLSAATMIFGSVVAIAQKNIVRMLAYSSIAHAGIIMIGLLVYNELGAASVIYYLLVYVFMNMGAFAIVTLFRNDRIGENISDYRGLAATRPVLSFLMALFLLSLAGIPPTGGFVAKFFVFSAAIDARYYWLAAIGVVSTAISLFFYAKVIFYMYMKEPENENALPEPGVLYNVVLFLTAFGTVFLGIYPTPFIDLAIKAVKPLLM, from the coding sequence ATGATTCCGATAGAGAGCCTTAATATAAGTTTCACATCCATAATGCCGCAGATCCTTTTAACCGGGCTTGCGCTGCTGGTGCTCGTACTTGATCTTTTTATCCGCGGGGAGAAATCCATCCTTGGGTATGTGAGCATAATAGGGCTTATAGTAATCCTTTTTGTCTCCGCAAAGACGATAGAGACGGCCCCGTCCTTCGGCGGGATGGTCATGGCGGACGGGTTAGCGGCCTATTTTAATGTCATATTCATCATCTCCGCGATATTCACGATCCTGATATCGATGGATTATCTAAAAAAGATGAATATAAGGAGAGGCGAGTACTATCATATTATCCTTTTCGCTACCGTAGGCATGATGGTCATGGCCTCGGCCAACGATCTGGTGAGCCTCTATGTCGGGCTTGAGCTCATGGCGATGTCGTTCTACATACTCGTTGCCTACAATATAACGTCCTCGAGATCCGTGGAGGGCGGACTTAAATATTTTGTCCTCGGCGCGCTCTCATCAGGGATACTCCTTTACGGCATTTCCTTCACATACGGGGCGAGCGGGTCAACAAATCTCGTTGAGATAGCAAGACAGCTGGGCAGTTTCCAGAACCCATTCCTCGTGCTTGGGATAGTTCTTATAACCGTCGGGTTCGGGTTCAAGGTGGCGGCGTTTCCGTTCCATGTGTGGACGCCCGATGTCTATGAGGGCGCACCTACGCCGGTAACCGCGTTGCTTTCCATAGGGTCGAAGGCGGCGTCATTCGCGGGGTTTCTACGCGTCTTTATAGTGACGTTCCCGGCTTTCCATGCGCAGTGGGCGGAGATACTTTGGATGCTTTCCGCGGCTACCATGATATTTGGGAGCGTAGTGGCCATCGCGCAGAAAAACATCGTAAGGATGCTGGCGTATTCCTCTATCGCGCACGCCGGGATAATAATGATAGGGCTCCTTGTATATAACGAGTTAGGGGCAGCCAGCGTGATCTACTACCTCCTTGTCTACGTGTTCATGAACATGGGGGCGTTCGCGATAGTGACGCTATTCAGGAACGATAGGATCGGCGAGAACATAAGCGACTACAGGGGGCTTGCCGCCACAAGGCCGGTATTGTCCTTCCTTATGGCGCTATTCCTGCTGTCCCTTGCAGGGATACCGCCTACAGGGGGTTTCGTGGCGAAGTTCTTCGTATTCTCGGCAGCTATCGACGCGCGTTACTACTGGCTTGCGGCAATAGGGGTGGTGAGCACGGCCATATCACTGTTCTTCTACGCCAAGGTAATATTCTATATGTACATGAAGGAGCCTGAGAACGAGAATGCCCTGCCGGAACCGGGGGTATTGTATAATGTAGTACTCTTCCTGACCGCTTTCGGGACGGTATTTTTGGGGATATATCCCACGCCATTTATCGATCTGGCGATAAAGGCTGTAAAACCTCTTTTAATGTAA
- a CDS encoding NADH-quinone oxidoreductase subunit M, with product MTGPEIIGGFPILSTLIFLPAVGALFIVLFLKKEWDILIKWVALGFAFVEFLLSLYLPFTFDINNPGLQWVEKTVWIKRFGISYYLGVDGISLLLVLLTTLITFICVIASWTDITKKLKGYMAMFLLTETFSLGVFMAMDMFLFYIFWEAVLIPMVFIIGIWGGDRKLYSAIKFFLFTFVGSLFMLLGILALYFFHAKLTGVYTFDSTILSQTMVAPAIQLWVFITFFLGFAVKVPMFPFHTWLPDAHTDAPTAGSIVLAAVLLKLGAYGFVRFSLPLLPNASIQLGPVMAGIAIFAILYGALVTIAQKDIKKLIAYSSVSHMGFVMLGIFVFNIEGLKGGLLQMINHGISTGALFLLVGMIYERTHTRMIGDYTGLFKELPVYGAFFLIIVLSSMGMPGTNGFIGELFVLLGAFKANWYYAVLVVMGVLFGVVYLLWLFQRVFLGNYYYGGKGPLLDLSFREIIVALPLLIMVFWIGLFPRPFLRVMDASLNNLVKQVEVNYKKGNGEVPANAATMFEPAGERTGR from the coding sequence ATGACCGGACCCGAGATCATAGGGGGGTTCCCGATACTCTCAACGTTAATATTCCTGCCGGCTGTGGGGGCGCTCTTTATCGTCCTTTTCCTTAAGAAGGAATGGGATATCCTCATCAAGTGGGTCGCACTCGGGTTTGCATTCGTTGAGTTCCTCCTTTCGCTTTACCTGCCTTTTACATTCGACATCAATAACCCGGGGCTGCAGTGGGTGGAGAAGACCGTCTGGATAAAGAGGTTCGGGATCAGCTATTACCTCGGGGTCGACGGGATAAGCCTCCTTCTTGTCCTTCTTACGACGTTGATAACGTTTATATGCGTCATTGCCTCGTGGACAGATATAACAAAGAAGCTTAAGGGCTACATGGCCATGTTCCTTCTTACGGAGACGTTCTCGCTCGGGGTCTTTATGGCCATGGATATGTTCCTCTTCTATATATTCTGGGAGGCTGTCCTGATACCAATGGTCTTTATAATAGGTATCTGGGGAGGGGACAGGAAACTCTACTCCGCCATAAAGTTCTTCCTCTTCACCTTCGTGGGCAGCCTATTTATGCTCCTCGGCATCCTTGCGCTTTACTTCTTTCACGCTAAATTGACCGGCGTTTACACGTTCGACTCTACAATCTTATCGCAGACTATGGTTGCCCCCGCGATACAGCTCTGGGTATTCATAACATTCTTCCTAGGGTTTGCCGTGAAGGTGCCGATGTTCCCGTTCCATACATGGCTCCCGGACGCTCATACGGATGCGCCTACGGCGGGAAGCATAGTCCTTGCGGCGGTGCTTTTGAAGCTCGGCGCGTACGGCTTTGTGAGGTTCAGCCTGCCTCTCTTGCCGAATGCCTCCATTCAGCTCGGGCCTGTTATGGCCGGGATTGCGATATTCGCCATACTTTACGGGGCGCTTGTAACTATCGCGCAAAAGGATATCAAAAAACTTATAGCGTATTCGAGCGTAAGCCATATGGGCTTCGTGATGCTCGGTATTTTCGTATTCAATATTGAGGGGCTCAAGGGCGGGCTCCTTCAGATGATAAACCACGGGATCTCGACCGGCGCGCTCTTCCTTCTGGTCGGGATGATCTACGAGAGGACGCATACCCGCATGATAGGGGACTACACGGGGTTGTTTAAGGAACTTCCTGTTTACGGCGCCTTCTTCCTGATCATCGTCCTGTCATCGATGGGCATGCCTGGCACGAACGGTTTTATAGGAGAGCTGTTTGTGCTCCTCGGGGCATTCAAGGCGAACTGGTATTATGCGGTTCTTGTGGTAATGGGGGTGCTGTTCGGTGTGGTCTATCTCCTGTGGCTCTTCCAGAGGGTCTTCCTCGGGAACTACTATTACGGCGGGAAGGGGCCGCTTCTGGATTTGAGTTTCAGGGAGATAATAGTGGCGCTCCCTCTGCTTATAATGGTCTTCTGGATAGGGCTTTTCCCGAGGCCGTTCCTAAGGGTAATGGATGCGTCGCTAAATAACCTCGTAAAGCAGGTCGAGGTCAATTACAAGAAGGGGAACGGCGAAGTCCCCGCTAACGCTGCGACCATGTTTGAGCCTGCCGGCGAAAGGACAGGAAGATGA
- a CDS encoding NADH-quinone oxidoreductase subunit M, giving the protein MIENALHFPILTILILLPILGAVILVFIPKESKDAIRFAVLGITMVEFLISIILLFYFDTTTYKMQFVEKAAWIPGIGAEYFLGMDGISLVLILLTTLFGIISVLISWSAIEERVKEYMIHILILETGMIGVFVSLDMILFFLFWEVGLVPMFFLIGIWGGARKLYANMKFFLYTLFGSLFMLVGILALYYAHGSATGEYTFNLLKLYEVTYPYNLQWWVFIAFFLSFAIKVPVFPFHTWLPDAHVEAPTAGSVILAGVLLKMGTYGFLRFNLPLLGDASLAFTPYILILSVIGIIYGAFLAMAQNDIKKLVAYSSVSHLGAVMAGIFAMNQQGIDGGVIQMINHGVSTGGLFLIIGMIYERRHTRLIDDFGGIAKVMPLYAAFVMIIVFSSIGLPGTNGFIGEILILIGLFKASMVAAVLAATGVILGAAYMLWMFQRVIFGKITHQENVELKDLNAREFLTLLPIIILILWMGVYPQHFFKLTSASTAHIVEMVKKNKVKNQSQPAAEGHVSIPSGDLNLVKAEGESK; this is encoded by the coding sequence ATGATAGAAAACGCGCTGCATTTTCCGATATTGACCATACTTATACTCCTGCCCATACTGGGGGCGGTGATACTCGTTTTCATCCCCAAGGAGAGTAAGGACGCGATAAGGTTCGCCGTCCTCGGGATCACTATGGTGGAGTTCCTTATATCTATCATCCTCCTATTCTACTTCGACACCACTACCTACAAGATGCAGTTCGTGGAGAAGGCGGCGTGGATACCTGGCATCGGGGCCGAGTACTTCCTCGGGATGGACGGGATAAGCCTTGTCCTTATACTCCTTACGACATTATTTGGCATCATAAGCGTGCTCATCTCATGGAGCGCGATAGAGGAGCGGGTAAAAGAGTACATGATACACATCCTCATCCTGGAGACCGGGATGATAGGGGTCTTCGTCTCCCTCGATATGATACTGTTCTTCCTTTTCTGGGAGGTAGGGCTTGTGCCGATGTTCTTCCTCATAGGCATATGGGGCGGGGCACGGAAGCTTTACGCCAATATGAAGTTCTTCCTCTATACGTTGTTTGGGTCCCTCTTTATGCTTGTGGGAATACTCGCGCTATATTACGCCCACGGCAGCGCAACAGGCGAGTACACCTTCAACCTTCTTAAATTGTATGAAGTGACCTATCCCTATAACCTCCAGTGGTGGGTCTTTATAGCGTTCTTCTTAAGCTTTGCCATAAAAGTGCCGGTATTCCCGTTCCATACATGGCTCCCGGACGCGCACGTCGAGGCCCCGACCGCTGGCAGCGTCATCCTCGCGGGTGTGCTCCTTAAGATGGGCACCTACGGGTTTTTAAGGTTCAACCTGCCTCTATTAGGCGATGCGAGCCTTGCCTTTACCCCTTACATATTGATACTCTCGGTAATCGGGATAATCTACGGGGCATTCCTTGCGATGGCGCAGAACGATATAAAAAAGCTCGTCGCATATTCAAGCGTAAGCCATTTAGGAGCCGTTATGGCGGGTATATTCGCCATGAACCAGCAGGGCATAGACGGCGGGGTCATCCAGATGATAAACCACGGCGTCTCTACCGGAGGGCTCTTCCTTATAATAGGAATGATCTACGAGCGCAGACATACCCGCCTTATAGACGACTTCGGCGGGATAGCCAAGGTAATGCCTCTTTACGCCGCGTTCGTCATGATAATAGTCTTTTCTTCCATCGGGCTTCCTGGCACGAATGGGTTCATCGGCGAGATACTTATCTTGATAGGGTTGTTTAAGGCGAGTATGGTTGCAGCAGTCCTTGCGGCGACCGGCGTCATACTCGGCGCGGCCTACATGCTATGGATGTTCCAGAGGGTCATATTCGGCAAGATCACGCACCAGGAGAACGTCGAGCTTAAGGACTTGAACGCAAGGGAGTTCCTGACCCTTTTGCCCATAATAATATTGATACTCTGGATGGGCGTTTACCCGCAGCACTTCTTTAAGCTTACCTCGGCCTCAACCGCGCATATCGTTGAGATGGTAAAGAAGAACAAAGTTAAAAATCAGTCCCAGCCAGCTGCCGAAGGCCATGTCTCTATACCCTCAGGAGATCTCAATCTCGTGAAGGCAGAAGGAGAAAGCAAATGA
- the nuoL gene encoding NADH-quinone oxidoreductase subunit L: protein MIQQVWLIPLLPLIGAIINGVVGGRIGKKAVGFVACLSMAVSFLISVSIFFSLIALPEGARSVEVNVFNWITSGSFHIDVSFLVDPLSTLMSLVVTGVGFLIHIYSVGYMHHDKSYWRYFSYLNLFVFFMLMLVLGSNYLIMFLGWEGVGLCSYLLIGFWYEKKSASDAGKKAFVVNRIGDFGFILGLFLLFWTLSGHGVNSLDYKVVFASLHELDPRIVATIAALLFVGAIGKSAQFPLYVWLPDAMEGPTPVSALIHAATMVTAGVYMVARNSALYSMAPEVGHVVAVIGIFTALFAATIGLVQNDIKKVLAYSTVSQLGYMFAAVGLGAYVAGVFHLMTHAFFKGLLFLGSGSVIHAMSGEQDMKKMGGLHRHLKTTSITFTIGALAIAGIPPLSGFWSKDEILWEAFSRGHLIIWAVGLFTAFLTAFYMFRQVFLTFSGECRADEHTKHHIHESPPVMTIPLIVLAFLAIVGGVVGIPFFEGGSKLHSFLSPAIGHASHGTAGAAEAGHGSLEFILMGVSVGAGALGIFLAALMYYAPLRSFSPSFWTAENMAGNFSGIHKLLYNKYYVDEIYDAVIVNPIKRFCGWCLSFDLGIIDGIVNNVAWITRLLSWASHKFDIYIVDGIVNSIATLVNFNSSIWRKLQTGYLQNYAFIFVLGVLIVLVRVLLG, encoded by the coding sequence ATGATACAACAGGTCTGGCTTATACCTTTGCTTCCGCTCATAGGCGCCATAATAAACGGCGTAGTGGGGGGCAGGATCGGGAAGAAGGCTGTAGGGTTTGTTGCCTGCCTCTCGATGGCCGTCTCTTTCCTCATCTCGGTATCCATATTCTTCAGCCTGATAGCGCTGCCGGAAGGGGCGCGTTCGGTCGAGGTGAACGTATTCAACTGGATAACGAGCGGCTCGTTCCATATAGACGTCTCCTTCCTCGTTGACCCGCTCTCCACCCTGATGTCCCTCGTAGTTACGGGAGTGGGCTTTCTAATACACATATATTCAGTCGGCTACATGCACCACGACAAGAGCTACTGGAGGTATTTCTCCTATCTAAACCTCTTTGTCTTTTTTATGCTCATGCTGGTACTGGGGTCGAACTACCTTATCATGTTCCTCGGATGGGAGGGCGTGGGCTTGTGCTCGTACCTGCTTATAGGCTTCTGGTATGAGAAGAAATCAGCGAGCGACGCCGGGAAAAAGGCTTTCGTGGTGAACAGGATCGGGGACTTCGGCTTCATACTCGGCCTATTTCTTTTATTCTGGACTCTGTCCGGCCATGGGGTCAATTCGCTTGATTACAAGGTAGTGTTCGCCAGTCTCCACGAGCTCGACCCGAGGATAGTGGCGACGATTGCGGCTCTCCTGTTCGTCGGGGCTATCGGAAAGTCAGCCCAGTTCCCTCTGTATGTCTGGCTCCCCGACGCGATGGAAGGCCCCACGCCAGTCAGCGCCCTCATACACGCCGCGACGATGGTGACAGCTGGCGTATATATGGTGGCGAGGAATAGCGCGCTTTATTCGATGGCGCCTGAAGTAGGCCATGTCGTGGCGGTCATAGGGATATTTACGGCCCTATTCGCCGCTACCATCGGCCTTGTGCAGAACGATATAAAGAAGGTGCTTGCATACTCGACGGTAAGCCAGCTTGGGTACATGTTCGCCGCTGTCGGCTTGGGCGCGTACGTGGCAGGGGTATTCCACCTCATGACCCACGCCTTCTTTAAAGGTCTACTCTTCTTAGGCTCCGGCAGCGTTATACACGCCATGTCCGGCGAGCAGGACATGAAGAAGATGGGCGGGCTGCACCGCCACCTTAAAACCACTTCGATAACATTCACCATAGGCGCTCTCGCCATAGCGGGGATACCGCCTTTAAGCGGTTTTTGGTCAAAGGATGAGATACTCTGGGAGGCCTTCTCAAGAGGGCACCTTATTATATGGGCGGTCGGGCTCTTTACGGCGTTCCTTACGGCGTTCTACATGTTCAGGCAGGTCTTCCTGACATTCAGCGGAGAGTGCAGGGCTGATGAGCATACGAAGCACCATATACATGAGTCGCCCCCGGTAATGACGATACCTCTTATTGTGCTTGCCTTCCTCGCGATAGTCGGCGGGGTGGTGGGCATACCATTCTTCGAGGGAGGCTCGAAGCTCCATAGCTTCTTGAGCCCTGCGATAGGGCATGCCTCGCACGGCACAGCCGGCGCGGCTGAGGCTGGGCACGGCAGCCTTGAGTTCATACTTATGGGCGTATCAGTCGGGGCAGGGGCCCTCGGGATATTCCTTGCGGCCTTGATGTACTACGCGCCTTTAAGGTCGTTCTCCCCTTCGTTCTGGACAGCGGAGAACATGGCCGGGAACTTTAGCGGGATACATAAGCTCCTCTACAACAAATACTACGTCGATGAGATATACGACGCCGTAATAGTGAACCCCATAAAGAGGTTCTGCGGCTGGTGCCTGTCGTTCGACCTCGGGATTATAGACGGGATAGTCAATAACGTCGCATGGATAACGAGGTTATTATCGTGGGCTTCGCATAAGTTTGATATATACATAGTCGACGGGATCGTGAACTCCATAGCTACCCTTGTGAATTTCAACAGCTCCATCTGGAGGAAGCTCCAGACAGGGTATCTGCAGAACTACGCCTTTATATTCGTGCTCGGCGTTCTCATAGTGCTCGTAAGGGTGCTTTTGGGCTAA
- the nuoK gene encoding NADH-quinone oxidoreductase subunit NuoK, with protein MLTLYHFLILSFILFLIGIAGVLLRRNIIIVLMSLELIFNSVNISFAAFSYYLQTITGTVFVVFNITIAAAEVAIGLAILVAVYRRRQTVYVDELDEMRG; from the coding sequence ATGCTGACACTCTATCACTTTTTAATCTTAAGCTTCATACTCTTCCTCATAGGCATTGCCGGGGTTTTGCTCAGGCGCAATATCATTATTGTATTGATGTCGCTTGAGCTTATATTCAACTCTGTAAACATAAGCTTCGCCGCGTTCTCGTATTATCTGCAAACGATTACAGGGACAGTCTTTGTGGTGTTCAATATAACCATCGCCGCTGCCGAGGTCGCGATAGGGCTTGCGATACTCGTTGCCGTATACAGAAGAAGGCAGACGGTCTATGTCGACGAACTCGACGAGATGAGGGGATAG
- a CDS encoding NADH-quinone oxidoreductase subunit J, with translation MELIFFYIFAILAVSSAIAVVSIRNPVHSAFFLMVCFLQVAAIFILLRAPFLAAVQVFIYVGAVMVLFLFVVLVLDIRKETFKEHMHSQSVSALVIVAALFVLMGFLMFSGKLTVPRGIYNEAVLAKNTEVIGRLIYTKFVFPFEIVSLILLIALIGAVVLVMRTKGTEAPFVGRGADRNKPEDI, from the coding sequence ATGGAACTAATCTTTTTCTACATATTCGCAATACTGGCTGTGTCATCTGCGATAGCGGTTGTCTCTATTAGAAACCCTGTTCACAGCGCCTTCTTCCTTATGGTTTGTTTCCTGCAGGTGGCGGCGATATTCATCCTTTTAAGGGCGCCTTTCCTCGCGGCGGTGCAGGTATTTATATATGTGGGCGCGGTAATGGTGCTGTTCCTTTTCGTGGTATTGGTACTTGATATCAGAAAAGAGACGTTCAAGGAGCACATGCACAGCCAGAGCGTTTCCGCCCTCGTGATAGTGGCGGCGCTCTTTGTGCTAATGGGCTTTCTCATGTTCTCGGGCAAATTGACCGTGCCTCGCGGCATATATAACGAGGCGGTCCTTGCCAAGAATACCGAGGTCATAGGCCGCTTAATATACACGAAGTTCGTATTCCCGTTCGAGATAGTCTCTCTCATTCTCCTTATAGCGCTGATCGGCGCCGTTGTGCTGGTAATGAGGACGAAAGGCACAGAAGCGCCTTTCGTGGGCAGGGGCGCAGACAGAAACAAACCGGAAGATATATAA